Sequence from the Maribacter algicola genome:
TGTACATCAAGGCCGCCATAAAAATACCCAATAGCATAGCCGCAGGATACTTTGGGTTCTTTAAGAAATGTTTATATGTAAGTAAAAAGCAGGATGTAAAAAATAGTAAAGGGGTATCCGGAAGTGTAAAAAAGCCGTATGCGTTCAACAAGGTCATGGAAAAGACCAGAATGAAAAAATGAGGTATATATCGATTCTTTTCCGGTCTATCGATAAGTAACCATAATACCACCAGATTTAGGGAGGAAATTATGCAGCTCATAAAACGTACTCCAAGCTCACCGTCAAAAAATAGACTGCTAATCTTTATTAGCAATGAAACCATAGGCGGATGGTCAAAATAGCCCCAGGCCATATGTTGGCTATAATACCAATAATAGGCCTCATCGAAAATTAATTCCGTAAATACGGACTGTATTAGGTTCAAAACAAAAAATGCCGTGAGAAAATAATAGAATAGCCTTGGGATTTTTTCAAACATGGGCGGTCGTTAAGGGCGTAAAATTACAAATTCCGATGGTTTTCTATTTTTCAAAATCCGATTTAAACACACTATGCCATTTTTTCGCCATTATTAAAATAGTACTTTTGTGCCCATATAGTATATGCCGATGTCCAGCAGCAGTGTTGTAATCATTCCTACTTACAATGAAATTGAGAATATTGACGCGATAATCAATGCTGTTTTTGAATTGCCAAAAGATTTTCATGTACTTATTGTGGACGACAACTCTCCCGATGGTACTGCGCAACGTGTACGGGAATTACAGAAACAGTATAAGGATAAGCTGTTTTTGGAAGTGAGGCAGGAGAAATCGGGGTTGGGAACTGCCTATATCCATGGATTTAAATGGGCTATCGGTAAAAAATATGATTATATATTTGAAATGGATGCCGATTTCTCACATAATCCTACAGACCTATTGCGATTGCTCAAGGCATGTGAAAAGGGAGCGGACGTATCGGTCGGGTCCAGATATAAAAAAGGAGTGAACGTGGTCAACTGGCCGTTGTATAGGATTTTATTGTCCTACGGGGCGTCCTTTTATGTAAAAATGATTACGGGCATGCGGGTGCATGATCCAACGGCGGGGTTTGTTTGCTACAAAAGGTATGTTTTGGAGAATATCGATTTGGATTCCGTTCGTTTTGTGGGTTATGCATTTCAGATAGAAATGAAGTTTAGGGCCTACCTGAAGAATTATAAAATAGAGGAGGTTTCCATTATCTTTAAGGATAGGGTAAAAGGGAAATCCAAAATGAGTTCATCCATAATTAGCGAAGCTATCTGGGGTGTTTTTGTGATGAAACTCCGAAGCCTTTTCCAAAAAAATAGATTTTAAAATGGGTAAGACATTGTTAAAGAACGCGAATGTCGTAAATGAAGGTGTCATTGAGGAACTAGACCTTCTTTTGGAGGGTGATTATATTTCCCGAATTTCCAAGGATATATCCGATGCGGACGCGACCGTCATCGATTTGGAGGGGAAATACATACTACCGGGAATCATAGACGACCAAGTACATTTTAGGGAACCGGGCCTTACGCACAAGGGCACTATTGCATCGGAGAGTAGGGCGGCCGTGGCCGGGGGAATCACCACCTTTATGGAGCAGCCCAACACCAACCCACAGACCACAACGATTACCAAACTGGAGGAAAAACATGCGATGGCAAGGGAAACTTCCTATGCCAATTATTCTTTTTTGTTTGGGGGAACCAACGATAATCTGGAAGAGTTAAAACGTTTGGACAAAAATGCCTGTTCTGGGATCAAGTTGTTTTTGGGTTCCTCTACAGGGAATATGTTAGTGGATGATGAATTGGTCATAGAAAGTATTTTTAGCAATACGGAAATGGTCATTTCCGTGCATTGCGAGGATGAAACTACCATCCGTCGGAATTTGGAAGCATACAAGGAAAAATATGGCGAGGATATCCCAATCCAATACCATCCGCTGATCAGAAGCGAGGAAGCCTGTTATCTTTCTTCTTCCAAAGCGATTTCCTTGGCCAAAAAAACAGGTGCAAGATTGCACGTTTTCCACCTTTCAACGGGGAAGGAAATGGATTTGTTCAGAAACGATATTCCATTGGAGGAAAAGAAAATTACGGCCGAGGTCTGTATCCATCACCTGTGGTTTTCAGACGCGGATTATTTGGACAAGGGGACGTTGATAAAATGGAATCCTGCGGTGAAGACGGCCAAGGACCGTGACGCTCTATGGAAAGCTTTGTTGGATGATAGGATCGATGTCATAGCAACAGATCATGCACCGCACTTACTTTCGGAAAAGGATAACCCCTATACAAGTGCCCCAAGCGGAGGGCCATTGGTGCAACATGCTCTGCCCGCTATGTTGGAAAAACATTTGGAAGGTGTTATTGGTTTGGAAAAAATCGTAGAAAAAATGTGTCATAATCCGGCCAAATTGTTCGATATAGACAAAAGGGGCTATATCAGGGAAGGATATTTTGCCGATTTGGCCGTGGTTTCGTTGCAAGAACCTTGGCAGGTCTCCAAGGATAATATCTTGTACAAATGTGGCTGGTCGCCATTTGAAGGAAATTCCTTTAGTGCCAAGGTTACCCATACCTTTGTCAATGGGTATTTGGCCTATGACAACGGGAAACTATCGGAGAAAAGGAATGCCAAAAGACTCACTTTTGATAGATGAAAACCACATAGGAGGACTTTGTTGCATAATCGTATGGTCCCTGAAAAGTATTTATGAAATATCAAATAGTTAACCTAGAATTAAAGGTGTGAATAGATTTAGGATAGTCATAATCGTATTGGCATGCCTCACCGCTTGTGGTGAAAAACTCATAGAACAACCGGAAAACCTTATTCCAAAGGATAAGATGGTCTTGATTTTAAGGGACATGGCGTTAATAAATGCTGCAAAAGGGGCCAATTTGGGAATTTTAAAGGACAATGCCGTAGAGCCCACAAGGTATGTTTTTGAAAAATATGGGATAGATAGTGCGCAATTTGTGGTAAGTGACCGATACTATGCCTCGTTGCCAGTAGAGTATGAGGCTATTTATACCGAGGTGGAGGCCTCTTTGGATGCCACTAGAATTGAGCTTGAGGAGGAAAAAAAGATTACCGATAGTCTTAAGCTTCTTGAAAGCAAACGCACAAGAGAGACTGTTTTGGATAGCTTGAAGCCTTCCTCTATTGTTGGTAAAGACAGTCTTCCATAAACTTTTTGGAAGTAAAGGCAATAGATGCTTCCAAAGGTTCAAATGATATGTTCAATACCGTTCTGACTTTTTCACTGTTATACGTTTCAGGATGTAACAGGGAATAAACCGAGTTTTTGGTAAGTGTTCTAGGTTTTCCGGTAAATAAGGTTTTCAAAAAATCAAAATACCGGCCTATTTCCAATTGCCATTTTTTAAGTTCCTTCTTAGGGGGTTTCCTTCCAAGAATATGGGATATGGAGGTCATTATTTCCTTGTAGGTAAGATTTTCGGATACAAGGATAAACCGATCGTTTTTAATGGTGCTCGCCATGAGAAGCGTCATAACGGAAACTACATCGGTTACGGAAACAAATCCAGTTCCCCCTGGGGGATAATAGGAATAGCCCTCGTTTACAGTGGTAAACAACTTGCCACTGCCGCTATTCCAAAATCCAGGACCCAGGATCACCCCAGGGTTTACGATTACCACGTCCAGGTTTTCTTGGGAACCCCTCCACACCTCCATTTCGGCAGAATATTTGGTAAGGGCGTATACGTTCGTGTGCAATTCGTTCCAATCATTACTTTCTGTAGCTTCCTTGCCCCCGATGCTTCTACCAATGGTACCAATGGTACTTACATAACAGAGTTTCCGGATCTTATGATGGATGCACATATTTACAATGTTTGCCGTTCCCTCCACATTCACTTTCCGTAATTTTTTAAAATCCCTTGTGTCAAACGAAATAAGTGCCGCAGCGTGGTATACCTGTTCAATGTCCAAAAAGGCGGATTCCAAGGAGGGTACATCGAGAATATCTCCCTTTACCCATTCTATTTGATTAAAAATGGTTTCTGGAGCTTCCTCATAATAGGAGAAGACTTTTTTAACGTCCCCCAGTTTTTCTACGGACCTATAAATAGCGCGGACTTTTACCTTAGACAGCACCAATCTTAAAAGTAAGTGAGATCCCACCAAGCCTGTACCTCCGGTAACTAAAACCATATTCCATGTGTTTATAGCAATGTCAATCAGTTGATATTTAAACAATTACTTTTGCTTAAGCATCTTGGATTGTACTGCCAAATCCCTCTATGACGTTTCAAATGTAGGAAATAGACTTGGATAAATTCCTCCCAAGATAGGTATGATCAGCGGCGTATTTCCTTTTATATTTGCAAAGAATTAAAATGAAATAGTTTCAAATGGCTTTAAACTTTGTAAAAGAGCTGGAATGGAGAGGAATGTTGCATGATGCAATGCCTGGAACGGAAGAGTACCTTATGGAGGGAATGCAATCTGCCTATGTGGGGATAGACCCAACGGCAGATTCCCTGCACATAGGTCATTTGGTTAGTGTCATGATGCTGAGACACTTTCAATTGGCAGGACATAAACCTATTGCCCTAGTAGGAGGTGCAACCGGTATGATCGGGGATCCATCCGGTAAATCCGCAGAGCGAAACCTTCTGGACGAAGCCACGCTTAGGTATAATCAGGAAGCCTTAAAAAACCAACTTTCCAGATTTCTTGATTTTGAAAGCGATGCGGATAATGCCGCTGTCTTGGTCAATAATTACGACTGGATGAAGGATTTTTCTTTTTTGGATTTTATCCGGGATGTTGGCAAGCATATTACCGTCAACTATATGATGGCGAAAGACTCCGTAAAAAAGCGGCTTTCCGCCGAAGCAAAAGAAGGAATGTCGTTCACTGAATTTACGTATCAACTAGTACAGGGATATGATTTTCTTCATTTATACAAAACCCTTAACTGTACCCTTCAAATGGGTGGCAGTGACCAATGGGGGAATATAACGACGGGCACGGAACTGATTCGTAGAATTGGCGGAGGAAAGGGCTATGCCCTTACCTGTCCTTTGATAACCAAGGCCGATGGCACCAAATTTGGAAAGACCGAAAGCGGAAACGTCTGGTTGGATGCAGAGCGGACCTCCCCGTATAAATTTTATCAATACTGGCTCAATATCTCCGATGCCGATGCGGAAAAATATATCAAGATTTTCACCTTTCTTTCAAAGCAGGAAATCGAGCATCTAGTTTCGGAGCATTCGCAGGCCCCCCATCTAAGGTTACTTCAAAAGCGATTGGCCGAGGAAATAACGGAAATGGTACATTCAAAGGAAGAACTGGAGAATGTGGTCAAGGCCAGTGACATTCTTTTTGGCAAGTCCACATCACAAGACCTCAAAGCGTTGAATGAAAAAACCTTCTTGGATATTTTTGAAGGGGTTCCACAGGCCCAGGTTCCCATGGCTTCTTTGGAAGGCGGATTGGATATGATTGCGGCCCTATCCGCACAGACAGGGTTTTTAGGGTCCAACGGAGAAGCAAGGCGCGAATTGAAACAGAATTCCATTTCCGTAAACAAGGAAAAGGTGAAGGAGGACTATTTGATCGGAAGGGAGGACCTTATCAATGGAAAGTTTGTGCTGCTTCAGCGCGGTAAGAAGAATTACTTCGTACTTACGGTAACTGAATAGGCAACCTTTGCAGCATTTTACCATCTACAGAAAAAATGGTTTATGAAACGAATTTTAGGGCTGATGATTTTGGTTTTTTTGATTTCCTGTGATTCGGACAATGACCCCATTATACAGGAAACCGGTTTGAACGGGGAATGGATATTACAGGAAGTTAGCTGTTTCTGTGCGTTTGATGCCAACGTTGATTTTTCGGAAACAAGGCTGATTTTCGAAACCGATACGAATACCCTTACCGTCATTAATGAGGGTA
This genomic interval carries:
- a CDS encoding dihydroorotase produces the protein MGKTLLKNANVVNEGVIEELDLLLEGDYISRISKDISDADATVIDLEGKYILPGIIDDQVHFREPGLTHKGTIASESRAAVAGGITTFMEQPNTNPQTTTITKLEEKHAMARETSYANYSFLFGGTNDNLEELKRLDKNACSGIKLFLGSSTGNMLVDDELVIESIFSNTEMVISVHCEDETTIRRNLEAYKEKYGEDIPIQYHPLIRSEEACYLSSSKAISLAKKTGARLHVFHLSTGKEMDLFRNDIPLEEKKITAEVCIHHLWFSDADYLDKGTLIKWNPAVKTAKDRDALWKALLDDRIDVIATDHAPHLLSEKDNPYTSAPSGGPLVQHALPAMLEKHLEGVIGLEKIVEKMCHNPAKLFDIDKRGYIREGYFADLAVVSLQEPWQVSKDNILYKCGWSPFEGNSFSAKVTHTFVNGYLAYDNGKLSEKRNAKRLTFDR
- a CDS encoding NAD-dependent epimerase/dehydratase family protein — its product is MVLVTGGTGLVGSHLLLRLVLSKVKVRAIYRSVEKLGDVKKVFSYYEEAPETIFNQIEWVKGDILDVPSLESAFLDIEQVYHAAALISFDTRDFKKLRKVNVEGTANIVNMCIHHKIRKLCYVSTIGTIGRSIGGKEATESNDWNELHTNVYALTKYSAEMEVWRGSQENLDVVIVNPGVILGPGFWNSGSGKLFTTVNEGYSYYPPGGTGFVSVTDVVSVMTLLMASTIKNDRFILVSENLTYKEIMTSISHILGRKPPKKELKKWQLEIGRYFDFLKTLFTGKPRTLTKNSVYSLLHPETYNSEKVRTVLNISFEPLEASIAFTSKKFMEDCLYQQ
- a CDS encoding lipocalin family protein, producing MKRILGLMILVFLISCDSDNDPIIQETGLNGEWILQEVSCFCAFDANVDFSETRLIFETDTNTLTVINEGTDRFFKESGEYRYGGQNNILDFTDNTSYQFEVTGNQLTLVYLDNPQIADDEVVYSFRRP
- the tyrS gene encoding tyrosine--tRNA ligase; protein product: MALNFVKELEWRGMLHDAMPGTEEYLMEGMQSAYVGIDPTADSLHIGHLVSVMMLRHFQLAGHKPIALVGGATGMIGDPSGKSAERNLLDEATLRYNQEALKNQLSRFLDFESDADNAAVLVNNYDWMKDFSFLDFIRDVGKHITVNYMMAKDSVKKRLSAEAKEGMSFTEFTYQLVQGYDFLHLYKTLNCTLQMGGSDQWGNITTGTELIRRIGGGKGYALTCPLITKADGTKFGKTESGNVWLDAERTSPYKFYQYWLNISDADAEKYIKIFTFLSKQEIEHLVSEHSQAPHLRLLQKRLAEEITEMVHSKEELENVVKASDILFGKSTSQDLKALNEKTFLDIFEGVPQAQVPMASLEGGLDMIAALSAQTGFLGSNGEARRELKQNSISVNKEKVKEDYLIGREDLINGKFVLLQRGKKNYFVLTVTE
- a CDS encoding DUF4296 domain-containing protein, with the protein product MNRFRIVIIVLACLTACGEKLIEQPENLIPKDKMVLILRDMALINAAKGANLGILKDNAVEPTRYVFEKYGIDSAQFVVSDRYYASLPVEYEAIYTEVEASLDATRIELEEEKKITDSLKLLESKRTRETVLDSLKPSSIVGKDSLP
- a CDS encoding polyprenol monophosphomannose synthase, which codes for MSSSSVVIIPTYNEIENIDAIINAVFELPKDFHVLIVDDNSPDGTAQRVRELQKQYKDKLFLEVRQEKSGLGTAYIHGFKWAIGKKYDYIFEMDADFSHNPTDLLRLLKACEKGADVSVGSRYKKGVNVVNWPLYRILLSYGASFYVKMITGMRVHDPTAGFVCYKRYVLENIDLDSVRFVGYAFQIEMKFRAYLKNYKIEEVSIIFKDRVKGKSKMSSSIISEAIWGVFVMKLRSLFQKNRF